Genomic DNA from Frondihabitans sp. PAMC 28766:
CATCACCCCACACGAGCCGCTCAACGGAGTGGCTCCCGGTCAGACGGCGGTCGTCTACGTGGGCACGCGAGTGCTCGGGCAGTGCACGATCGACACGACGACCTCGGCACTTCCCATCCCCGTCCCTGCGCTTTAGGAGAACCCCATGGCCTCGCAGCTCACCGACCTTGAAGCTGCGAGGGATGAGGCGCAGTCGCTGACGACACGCATCCTCGAGTTGCGCGATCAGTACTACGAGGGCAACGCGTCGACCATCAGCGACGCCGACTACGACGCGCTCATGCACCGCCTGGAGGCGCTCGAGGCCGAGCACCCCGAGCTGCAGAAGCCCGACAGCCCGACGCAGACGGTCGGTGGCCGCGCCGAGACGACGCAGTTCGCCCCCGTCGAGCACGCCGAGCGCATGCTCAGCCTCGACAACGTCTTCAGCTTCGACGAGCTCGCCGAGTGGGCGTCGAAGGTCGAGCGCGACGCCGGGGCCGAGCGCGTCCGCTTCCTGTCCGAGTTGAAGATCGACGGCCTGGCCATCAACCTGCGCTACGAAAACGGTGTGCTCGTGACGGCCGCTACGCGCGGCGACGGCGTCGTCGGCGAAGACGTCACCGGCAACGTGCTGGCGATGGGCACCATCCCCGCCACGCTCTCGGGAAGGGGCCACCCGCCGCTGGTCGAGGTGCGCGGCGAGATCTTCTTCCCCGTCGCCGAGTTCGACGCGTTGAACGCCGCGCAGCGCGACGCGGGCGAACGTCTCTTCGCGAATCCCCGCAACGCGGCGGCGGGCTCCCTCCGGCAGAAGCGCGAGGGCAAGAGCCCTGAAAAGCTCGCGCTGATGGAGCGCCGGTTGCGCAGCCTGCGGATGCTGGTGCACGGCATCGGCGCCTGGCCGGTGCGCGAGTTGGAAGCGGCCGCGGATGTGACCAGCCAATCCGAGATCTACGGCCTCCTGGGCTCCTGGGGGCTGCCGATCTCGACGCACTTCCGCGTGTTCGACACGATCGAAGAGGTCGACGGCTTCATCACGAAGTACGGCGAGCAGCGCTCGAGCGTCGAGCACCAGATCGACGGCATCGTGATCAAGGTCGACGACCTCGGCCTGCACGAAGAGCTCGGCTCGACGTCGCGGGCGCCGCGCTGGGCGACGGCCTTCAAATACCCGCCCGAAGAGGTCAACACGAAGCTACTCGACATCGTCGTCAGCGTCGGCCGCACCGGTCGTGCGACTCCGTTCGCGGTGATGGAGAAGGTCGAGGTTGCAGGCTCCGAGGTGCGACAGGCGACGCTGCACAACCAGCAGGTCGTGAAGGCCAAGGGAGTGCTGATCGGCGATACCGTCGTGCTGCGAAAAGCCGGCGACGTGATCCCCGAGGTGCTCGGGCCGGTGGTCGAGCTGCGCGACGGCACCGAGCGCGAGTTCGTGATGCCCGAGAACTGTCCCGAGTGCGGCACGCCACTCGCACCCGCCAAAGAGGGCGACATCGACCTGCGCTGCCCCAACGCCGAGAGCTGCCCGGCGCAGGTGCGCGGCCGCGTCGAGCACATCGCGTCGCGCGGGTCGCTCGACGTCGAGGGCCTCGGCGAAGTCGCTGCTGCCGCGCTCACTCAGCCGGAAGAGCCGAAGATCCCGCCGCTCCGCACCGAGGCCGGCCTGTTCGACCTGACGATGCGTGACATCTTCCCCGTCCGGGTCGTCGTGCGCGACTCCGAGACCGGCATGGTCAAGCTCGAAGACGACGACAAGCCGAAACTCGTCACGCCCTTCCGGCGCCGACGGGCCAAGAAAGACGGCGAGTACGACCCGACGGCCGCCGAATTCGACGGAGACGCGGTGGCCGTCCCGTCGAAGACCGCCATCGAGATGCTCGCCAACCTCGAGAAGGCCAAGACGAGCCCGCTCTGGCGCATCCTCGTCGGCCTCAGCATCCGTCACGTCGGGCCGGTCGCCGCGCGCGCCCTGGCCGACTACTTCGGCTCGCTCGACGCCATGCGGGTGGCCACCCGCGACGAGCTCGCGGCCGTCGACGGGGTGGGGGGCATCATCGCCGACGCCCTCATGGCGTGGTTCGAGGTCGATTGGCACCTCGAGATCATCGATCGCTGGACGGCTGCCGGGGTACAGTTCACCACCCCGATCACCCGGGCCCCGGCGCTGCCGTCGCCGCGGGCGGTGTCCTGTCGGGGCTGACCGTCGTGGCCACCGGGTCGCTCGACGGGTTCAGCCGAGAAAGGGCGCAGGAGGCGATCCTGCAGGCCGGTGGCAAGGCCGGCAACAGTGTCAGCAAGAAGACCGACTTCGTGGCGGCGGGCCCGGGGGCCGGTTCCAAGCTCACCAAGGCCGAGACGCTCGGGGTACGAATCATCGACGCGGCCGAATTCGCGATCCTCGTGCACGAAGGACCAGCGGGGTTGGACGCCCCCAAAGCGGGGGATTCGCCGGACCCCATTTAGGGGGACAGTTCGTGATGGATTCGCCGCTGGGGTGGTCACAACGACTGCGGCATCCGTAAACTCTGTGCTAGCGCATCGATCCTGTCTGTAGGGGTACGGGACCCGGGTGCGCTGCAAAGGGGATAGACCCGATTGCTGTTCTTCGCCGCAGCCATCCTGTACTCCTCGGTCCACCTACTGGGTGCCGCCGGGACCGTCGCCGCGCCCGCGCACGAGCCGACGATGACAGGGCACACCCACAGCGCGATCGTCGCCGTGAACGCCGACGTGACGCCTGAGAGCGCGCCTGCGGCAGGCGGCGCCTCGGCGACGCCGGTCACCTCCGACATCACCCTCCAGGCACCCGTGGAGGGTGCCCCGGTGCACTCCTCGACACTCGTCGCCTGCGGTGCCGCGCACGGCCGCTACCCCGGCGCGTCGGCCGCCGCGTCGATCCACGCCGACGACTGCCTCGTGCAGCTCGCCGAGGCGTCGACGTCGCAGCTCGACCGCTTCGGCGCCTCGCTCCACGACGACACCGCCCAAGACGTCGACTTCGCGACCGTCGTGTCGGAGGAGGGCACGCCCGTCCAGGTGTCCGACTGGTGGTCGACACTCGGCCCCGAACGTCAGAACGCCCTCGTGCACGCGATGCCCGGTGTCGTCGGCAACCTCGAGGGGGTCCCGTACACGACCCGCGACACCGCGAACCGCCTCACGCTGCATCGCGCGATCGACGAGATCACTCACGTGCAGACTCTCGCCAAGGTGGGTCTGGCCTTGTTCGGCGGCGACGCCCGGCGCCTCACGATGCTGCAGCAGATCTCCCTCGCCCTCCAGCGCGGGCGCGAGAACGACGACGCACGGCGGCAGCTGATCTCTCTCGACACCGTCTTCCCCGGCCGCGCCGCGGTCTCGGTCGGCGACCTCGACACCGCCGACAACGTCACCCTGATGGTGCCGGGCATGCTCTACACGGTCTCGAACCAGATCACCTTCTGGACGGATCGCGCAGCCGACCTCCACAGCGAGCAGGATTTCTACTCCAACGCGCTCGCGACCTCGACGACGGCCCCGACCACGTCGGCGACCGTCGCGTGGATGGGCTACCGCACACCGGGCCTCACCAACTTCATGACCCTGAACCTCGCCCGCGCCGGCGCAGTGCACCTCGAAGACGCCGTCGAGGGCCTCGACGCCGACCGCCGCGGCGACGCCCCGCGGGTCAACATCATCGCGCACTCGTACGGCTCGACCACGGCGACCATCGCCCTGTCGAACCACACGATCCACGTCGACTCGCTGACGGTGCTCGGCTCGCCCGGCAGCGTCGTGCCACGGGCCTCCGACCTCGCAGTGGCCAAGGGCGGCGTCTACGCGGCGGCGGCGGCGCTCGATCCGGTGGCCGGCAGCGGCTTCTTCGGCGTCGACCCGGGCTCGACGGCGTTCGGCGCGACCCTCCTCGACGTGGCGGGCGGCACCGATCCCTTCACCGAGCAGGCGCTCTCGCCGACGTTCGTGCACAACTCGTACTTCTGGCCGGGCACCGAGTCGGTGCACAACCTGGCCCTGATCGGCATCGGCCACGGCGCCCTCGCCGGCGGCCGCGTGCCCGACCCGAATGCGCCCGAGCAGGCGACGAGCCCGTCACTGGCCTTCGTGCGGCCCCAGGACGTCTCGCGAGAGCTGCAGACGGCCTGACCTGCTGCTGCTGCCCGCGGGGCCGGGTGCGGCGGCCCGCTGAGACACAGGCTGGCCCTAATAGACTCTCCGGGTACCCCCGACAGCAACTGTGACGGAGCCGCATGTCTGAAATCACGCGCGAGCAGGTCGAGCACCTCGCCGGTCTCGCCCGAATCGCCCTCACCCCCGACGAGGTCGACAGGATGACGAGCGAGCTCGGCCTCATCGTCGACAGCATCGCCAAGGTGCAGGAGGTCGCAGGGCAAGACGTGCCCGCGACCAGCCACCCGATCCCGCTCTCGAACGTGTTCCGCGACGACGTCGTCGGCGAGACGCTGACGCAGGAGCAGGCGCTCGAGGGCGCCCCCGAACACGACGGCAGCCGCTTCAAGGTGAGCGCCATCCTGGGAGAAGAGCAGTGAGCGCCGCAGAGTCAACGCACGACTGCCAGATCCGTCCGAGCGCCATCCTGGGAGAAGAGCAGTGACAGACACGGTGCCGACCGACGGCCTCATCCGCCTGACCGCTGCCGACCTCGCCTCCAAGCTCGCGAGCCGCGAGGTCTCGAGCGTCGAGGTCACGAAGGCGCACCTCGACCGCATCGCCGCGGTCGACGGCGACGTGCACGCGTTCCTCCACGTCAGCGAGAACGCTCTGGCGACGGCTGCGGCCATCGACGAGCGCCGCGCGTCCGGCGAGCAGCTCGGCGAGCTGGCCGGCGTGCCGATCGCCATCAAAGACGTGCTCTGCACGATCGACATGCCGTCGACCTCCGGCTCGAAGATCCTCGAGGGCTGGGTGCCGCCGTACGACGCCACCGTCGTCGCGAAGCTTCGCGCGGCCGACCTCGTGCCGCTCGGCAAGACCAACATGGACGAGTTCGCGATGGGCTCGTCGACCGAGTTCTCGGCCTACGGCCCGACCCACAACCCGTGGAACCTCGACCGCATCCCCGGCGGCTCGGGCGGCGGTTCGGCCGCGGCCGTCGCGGCCTTCGAGGCGCCGCTGGCCCTCGGCAGCGACACCGGCGGCTCGATCCGCCAGCCGGGCGCCGTCACGGGCACGGTCGGAGTGAAGCCCACCTACGGCTCGGTCAGCCGATACGGCGCGATCGCGCTCGCCTCCTCGCTCGACCAGGTCGGCCCCGTCAGCCGCACGGTGCTCGACTCCGCCCTTCTGCACGACGTCATCAAGGGCCACGACCGACGAGACTCCACCTCGCTGCCCGACGAGTGGCCGTCGTTCGCCGACGCCGCCCGCGCAGGTCTCGCCCCCGACTCCCTCAGGGGCGTCAAGGTCGGCGTCGTCAAAGAGCTGAACGGCGAGGGCTTCCAGGCCGGGGTCACGACCCGCTTCGCCGAAGCCGTGGCCACACTGGCGGCGGCAGGAGCCGAGATCGTCGAGGTCTCCGCCCCCAGCTTCGAGTACGCCATCAGCGCCTACTACCTCATCCTCCCCGCCGAGGCCTCCTCCAACCTCGCGAAGTTCGACTCCGTGCGCTTCGGCCTCCGGGTCAACCCCGAGGGCGGCGGCACGGTCGAAGACGTGATGAGCGCCACGCGCGAGGCCGGCTTCGGCCCCGAAGTCAAGCGCCGCATCATCCTCGGCACCTACGCGCTGAGCGCCGGCTACTACGACGCCTACTACGGCAGCGCACAGAAGGTGCGCACCCTCGTGCAGCGCGACTTCACCCGCCTGTTCGACGAGGTCGACATCCTGATCTCGCCGTCGGCGCCCACCACGGCCTTCCCGATCGGCGAGAAGATCGACGACCCGCTGGCCATGTACCTCAACGACCTCACGACGATCCCGGCGAACCTGGCCGGCATCCCGGGCCTCACGCTGCCCATGGGTCTCGCCGAGGAGGACGACCTGCCCACGGGCCTTCAGCTAATGGCGCCGGCCCGCGCAGACGCTCGCCTCTACACGTACGGTGCCGCGCTCGAGCAGCTGTTCGAGGCATCCTGGGGTCGCACCCTGATCTCGCAGGCGCCGAGCCTCAGCTTCACCGAACAGTCCGCCGCGACAGAAGGAGTGGTCTGATGGCCGCCCGCCCCGAACTCATGGACTACGACAAGGCGCTCGAGCTGTTCGAGCCAGTCGTCGGCTTCGAGGTGCACGTCGAGCTGTCGACGAAGACCAAGATGTTCTCCGACGCCCCCAACGCCTTCGGCGGCGAGCCCAACACCAACATCACGCCCGTCGACCTCGGCCTGCCCGGGTCGCTGCCGGTCGTCAACGGCCAGGCCGTGAAGTACGCGATCAGCCTCGGTCTCGCGCTCGGCTGCTCGATCGCGCCGTCGTCGCGGTTCGCCCGCAAGAACTACTTCTACCCCGACCTGGCGAAGAACTACCAGATCAGCCAGTCCGACCAGCCGATCGCCTTCGAGGGCTCGGTCGAGGTCGAGATGCCCGACGGCAGCATCTTCACCGTGCCCGTCGAGCGCGCGCACATGGAGGAGGACGCCGGCAAGCTGACCCACGTCGGCGGCGCCACCGGTCGGATCCAGGGCGCCGAGTACTCGCTCGTCGACTACAACCGCGCAGGTGTCCCGCTGGTCGAGATCGTCACGCACCCGATCATCGGCGCCGAGGCCCTCGCGCCCGAGCTCGGTGCGGCCTACGTCGAGACCATCCGAGACATCGCGCGCGGCCTCGGCATCTCGGAGGCGCGCATGGAGCGCGGCAACCTCCGCTGCGACGCGAACATCTCGCTGCGCCCGCGCGGCCAGGAGAAGCTCGGCACGCGCACCGAGACCAAGAACGTCAACTCGTTCCGCGCCGTCGAGCGCGCCATCCGCTACGAGATCCAGCGGCAAGCCGCGATCCTGGCCGCCGGCGGCTCGATCACGCAGGAGACCCGGCACTGGCACGAAGACACCGGGCGCACCTCGGCCGGCCGCCCCAAGAGCGACGCCGACGACTACCGCTACTTCCCCGAGCCCGATCTCGTGCCGGTCGAGCCGTCGCTCGAGCTGATCGACGAGCTGCGTGCCGCCCTGCCCGAGTCGCCGGCCGTGATGCGCCGCCGCCTGAAGACGGAGTGGGGCTTCGCCGACCTCGAGTTCCAGGACGTCAAGAACGCCGGCCTCCTGCGGGAGATCGTCGACACCGTCGCGGCGGGTGCGGCGCCCCAGTCGGCCCGCAAGTGGTGGACGGGCGAGATCGCTCGTCTGGCGAACGCCGCCGGCCCCGACGTCGAAGCGTCGTCGCTGGTGTCGCCGCAGCACGTGGCCGAGCTCATCGCTCTCGTCGACGAAGGCTCCCTCACCGATCGCCTGGCCCGCCAGGTGCTCGAGGGAGTCATCGCGGGGAGGGCTCGCCCGCCTCGGTGGTCGAGTCCCGCGGCCTCAAGGTCGTCTCCGACGACGGGGCGCTCGTCGCCGCCATCGACGAGGCTCTGGCCTCGCAGCCCGACGTGCTCGAGAAGATCCGCGACGGCAAGGTCCAGGCCGCCGGCGCAGTCATCGGCGCGGTGATGAAGGCCATGAGGGGCCAGGCCGACGCCGCTCGCGTGCGCGAGCTCGTCCTCGAGAGAGCGCAGGCCTGACCTGGCTCCCCAGCGCACCGGGGCGGCCTTCTGGCTGACCCCCCTCCGACCCCTCCTGATCGGCATCGTCGCCTTTCTGGTGGCGCTGCTCCTCGCCTCGAAGACCCTGCCGCTGCACACGATCGTCGTCTGGCAGGGCCCCGGGCAGAAGGCCCTGGCCGCGTCGCGCAGCGACTTCGAGGTCGGCGTTCTGGTCGCGGCCGCGCTCGTGCTCGTGGTCTATCTGATCGCGGCCGTTCTGATGGCCATCGTGCCCACACGCCACGTGCTCGTGCCGCACGCCGCCTACTGGAAGACGACCGATCATCGTCGCGAGATGCGCCGCCGCTACGCCGTCTACCTCGGGCGGGCGTTCTGCTTCGTCTACTTCTTCATCGCGATCGAGATGGTCGTGGCGATCGTGTCGCAGCACAATCGGGCTCTCGAAGAGCCCTGGCTGCCGCAGGCCGTCTCGATCGGCTTCATCGTGCTGCTGCTCGTCTACGCGGTCTGGGTCTTCGCCGACGGGTTCAGCGTGCCGGCGCGCAGTGCGACTCAACAGCGGGCGCCTGGAGGGCACGGGCGTGCCTAGCTCGGGTGGCCACGGCCTCGGGCCGGATCGATACGGTGATGACGTCCTCGCCAAGGGCTGGAAGGACGCGGGCCGGAATCCCCCGCGCGTCGTCGACGCCGTCCGCGACCTCGTCGTTGAAGACGTCCGCTCGGGTTTCACCGGCGCCATCGTGCGCGTCGAGGCCACGTCGATCGAGGTCGTCGACTGGAAAGACCGGGTGCGGGCCTTCCCGCTGAACGGCTCGTTCACGATCGACGGCGAGCCCGTGCGGCTGCGCTACCCGAAGGCTGCGCCGACCGGCCGCCTCCGCTCGGCCTCCGGCTCGTTCGCGGTGCAGGACGCCACGGCTCGCGTCGCCCTCCCCAGCCGCATCTTCGTCGAGGGCCGCCACGACGCCGACCTCGTCGAAAAGGTCTGGGGCGACGACCTCCGCGTCGAGGGTGTCGCCGTCGAGTACATCGAGGGCGTCGACAACCTCGCCGAGGTGCTGAAGGTCTTCAAGCCCGGGCCCGCGCGCAAGGTCGGCGTGCTCGTCGACCACCTCGTGACGGGCTCGAAAGAGAGCAGGATCGCCGACGCGATCGCCGCATCCCCCCTGTCGCGTCACGTCCTCGTGGTGGGGCACCCCTACGTCGACGTCTGGCAGGCCGTGAAGCCCGCTCGCGTCGGCCTGGCCTCGTGGCCGTCGATCCCACGCAGCATCGAGTGGAAGAAGGGCATCTGCGCGCACCTCGGCTGGCCGCACGACGAGCAGGCCGACATCGCCCGGGCCTGGCAGCGGATCCTGGGCCAGGTGCGCACCTTCGCCGACCTCGAGCCCGCCTTCCTCGGCCGGGTGGAGGAGCTCATCGACTTCGTGACGGTGCCCGGGGCCTGAGCCTCCGCCGGGGTTCAGGCGAGGCTGCGGAGCGCGGCGAGCAGCGCCTCGGGCGGGATGCCCGGCGCAGTCGACCGAAGGCGCCGCAGTGCCGCTGCGAGACGCGACTCGACGGCCTCCGGTGTCAGACCCAGCCCGACCGCGGCCTGGGCGGGCGTGAAGCCCGACACCAGGCACAGGCCGACCACGTCACGATCCTGCACCCCCAGTCGCGCGAACGCTGCGATCACCCCGGTGCGCCCCACCCCGGCGCGATCCAGCACAGCCGCTTCCGCTGCCATCATGCTTCCCCCCTGCGAATTCCCTCTTGCCTCGTAGTGTCCGCTGCGGCGAAAAGGTTCCATTCACGTTCGGGCCACACGCGGCCGGGCGCCGACGGGCTAGAGCGAGGTGATGCCCTGACCGGTGTAGAGCGTGTGCGCGAACTGGTGCGCCTCGCCTGCGGCGACCTCGCTGTCGATGTCGGCGCGAGCCTCGTGCATGAGCTTGTGCAGCTCGGAGTGCTTGTCGGTGAGGCGGCCGTGGCCCGAGCTCGCCCAGATGCTCGAGACCGGCAGCGTCTCGCCGGTCTGCACCGCGAGCGACCACTCGGCCGTCGTCGCCACGGCGGCGAAGTCGGACTGCATCGTGACGAGCACGCTGAGGTGCAGCGCCGCGGCCGAGATCGTGCCGGCCTCGTTGACGAGGTCGATGGTGCCGGTGGCATCCGACAGGAACTCGACGGTGAAGCCGAGGGCCGCCGCGTCGCGCGCCGTGCCCGCGCAGCAGTGCTGCGTCATGTAGCCGGTGATCACCACGGTGTCGACGTCCTGCGAACGCAGCCACTCCTCGAGGTCGGTGCCGACGAAAGCCGAGACGTCCGACTTCTCGATCGAGTGGGCGAAGGGTCGGCCGGCGAGGTCGGGGTGCAGCTCGGCCCCGGTCGACCCGCGCGCGAACAGCGGCGAGGAGGCGTCTTCGACGTGAGCGACCGCGACGGTCGGGAGCCCTGCATCCTGCGCCGCGTCGAGCGCCACGAGGATGTTCGGCATCGAGACCGACAGGTCGGGCGAGCAGATCTTCAGCTGCCCGGTGACGTACTCGTTCTGGACGTCGATGACGATGAGGGCGCGCTTCACTGGGGCTCCAAGGGGTGGTCGAGGGCTGATGGCGTCAGCCTAGACCGGGCCGCCGCTGCAGCCACGCGAGCACGGCGAGCACGCGCCGGTGCGAGGTGCCGTCGTCGGCGTCGAGACCGAGCTTCGAGAAGATGGCCGTGCTGTGCTTCTCGACCGTGCCGACGCCGAGGTGGAGGGCTTCGGCGATCGCCTGGTTGGTGCCACCCTCGGCCATCAGCGAGAGCACCTCGACCTCGCGCGGTGTCAGGGTGCTGAGGGGGTCGCGGCGGCGGCTGATCAGCTCGCGCACGATCTGCTCGTCGATGACGGTGCCGCCGGCCACGATGCGGGTGACGGCGTCGCGCAGCTCGGTGAGCGACGAGACGCGGTCCTTCAGCAGGTAGCCGACCCCGTCGCCTCCTGCCTCGGTGAGCTCGTTGGCGTAGTCGACCTCCGCGTACTGGCTGAGCAGCAGGACACCGATGCCCGGGTGGCTCTTCTTGAGGGCGACCGCCGCGCGGACGCCCTCGTCGCGGAAGGTCGGCGGCATCCGCACGTCGAGCACGACGAGGCCGGGCCGCGTGACCTCGATCTCGGCGATCAGCGGCTCGGCGCTGTCGTAGGTGGCCACGACGGTGAACCCGGCCTCGTCGAAGAGACGCGCCAGCCCCTCACGCAGCAGC
This window encodes:
- a CDS encoding alpha/beta hydrolase yields the protein MTGHTHSAIVAVNADVTPESAPAAGGASATPVTSDITLQAPVEGAPVHSSTLVACGAAHGRYPGASAAASIHADDCLVQLAEASTSQLDRFGASLHDDTAQDVDFATVVSEEGTPVQVSDWWSTLGPERQNALVHAMPGVVGNLEGVPYTTRDTANRLTLHRAIDEITHVQTLAKVGLALFGGDARRLTMLQQISLALQRGRENDDARRQLISLDTVFPGRAAVSVGDLDTADNVTLMVPGMLYTVSNQITFWTDRAADLHSEQDFYSNALATSTTAPTTSATVAWMGYRTPGLTNFMTLNLARAGAVHLEDAVEGLDADRRGDAPRVNIIAHSYGSTTATIALSNHTIHVDSLTVLGSPGSVVPRASDLAVAKGGVYAAAAALDPVAGSGFFGVDPGSTAFGATLLDVAGGTDPFTEQALSPTFVHNSYFWPGTESVHNLALIGIGHGALAGGRVPDPNAPEQATSPSLAFVRPQDVSRELQTA
- the gatC gene encoding Asp-tRNA(Asn)/Glu-tRNA(Gln) amidotransferase subunit GatC, translating into MSEITREQVEHLAGLARIALTPDEVDRMTSELGLIVDSIAKVQEVAGQDVPATSHPIPLSNVFRDDVVGETLTQEQALEGAPEHDGSRFKVSAILGEEQ
- the gatA gene encoding Asp-tRNA(Asn)/Glu-tRNA(Gln) amidotransferase subunit GatA, with amino-acid sequence MTDTVPTDGLIRLTAADLASKLASREVSSVEVTKAHLDRIAAVDGDVHAFLHVSENALATAAAIDERRASGEQLGELAGVPIAIKDVLCTIDMPSTSGSKILEGWVPPYDATVVAKLRAADLVPLGKTNMDEFAMGSSTEFSAYGPTHNPWNLDRIPGGSGGGSAAAVAAFEAPLALGSDTGGSIRQPGAVTGTVGVKPTYGSVSRYGAIALASSLDQVGPVSRTVLDSALLHDVIKGHDRRDSTSLPDEWPSFADAARAGLAPDSLRGVKVGVVKELNGEGFQAGVTTRFAEAVATLAAAGAEIVEVSAPSFEYAISAYYLILPAEASSNLAKFDSVRFGLRVNPEGGGTVEDVMSATREAGFGPEVKRRIILGTYALSAGYYDAYYGSAQKVRTLVQRDFTRLFDEVDILISPSAPTTAFPIGEKIDDPLAMYLNDLTTIPANLAGIPGLTLPMGLAEEDDLPTGLQLMAPARADARLYTYGAALEQLFEASWGRTLISQAPSLSFTEQSAATEGVV
- a CDS encoding DUF3097 domain-containing protein, which translates into the protein MPSSGGHGLGPDRYGDDVLAKGWKDAGRNPPRVVDAVRDLVVEDVRSGFTGAIVRVEATSIEVVDWKDRVRAFPLNGSFTIDGEPVRLRYPKAAPTGRLRSASGSFAVQDATARVALPSRIFVEGRHDADLVEKVWGDDLRVEGVAVEYIEGVDNLAEVLKVFKPGPARKVGVLVDHLVTGSKESRIADAIAASPLSRHVLVVGHPYVDVWQAVKPARVGLASWPSIPRSIEWKKGICAHLGWPHDEQADIARAWQRILGQVRTFADLEPAFLGRVEELIDFVTVPGA
- a CDS encoding sigma factor-like helix-turn-helix DNA-binding protein, translating into MMAAEAAVLDRAGVGRTGVIAAFARLGVQDRDVVGLCLVSGFTPAQAAVGLGLTPEAVESRLAAALRRLRSTAPGIPPEALLAALRSLA
- a CDS encoding cysteine hydrolase family protein, whose product is MKRALIVIDVQNEYVTGQLKICSPDLSVSMPNILVALDAAQDAGLPTVAVAHVEDASSPLFARGSTGAELHPDLAGRPFAHSIEKSDVSAFVGTDLEEWLRSQDVDTVVITGYMTQHCCAGTARDAAALGFTVEFLSDATGTIDLVNEAGTISAAALHLSVLVTMQSDFAAVATTAEWSLAVQTGETLPVSSIWASSGHGRLTDKHSELHKLMHEARADIDSEVAAGEAHQFAHTLYTGQGITSL
- a CDS encoding response regulator transcription factor; the protein is MLVETHDPAVRIVMADDSTLLREGLARLFDEAGFTVVATYDSAEPLIAEIEVTRPGLVVLDVRMPPTFRDEGVRAAVALKKSHPGIGVLLLSQYAEVDYANELTEAGGDGVGYLLKDRVSSLTELRDAVTRIVAGGTVIDEQIVRELISRRRDPLSTLTPREVEVLSLMAEGGTNQAIAEALHLGVGTVEKHSTAIFSKLGLDADDGTSHRRVLAVLAWLQRRPGLG